The following coding sequences are from one Desulfosporosinus orientis DSM 765 window:
- a CDS encoding TRAP transporter substrate-binding protein — protein MKKRLCQSRLKSWGRGVFLGLLALSLIMLTGCGQQASAPSEGKSQTVELKLAHFFPATHPAETELIQPWIAAIETATEGRVKITSYPAQTLLQADAVYDGVVNGIADLGLSCFSYTRGSFPVLEVFELPGIKYVNSKAASKVAWEGIKEINPKEVQDTKLMMVFTTGPGDLYTKEPVRSLQDLKGLEIRATGLSAKSLSALGASPVAMAQSEAYEALSKGVVKGNLGPIEVLQGWKQAEVTKYLTRTPFLYNNLFYITMNLDKWNSISSEDQQAIEKVNEKFFEDVAMGLWDKQNEAALKYAVDEKGMEVINLSSEEQEKWIDTIKPIQDDYVAQMKEKGENGQEILDKVKSLAEEYNKEYQ, from the coding sequence GTGAAAAAAAGGTTATGCCAATCACGGTTAAAGTCATGGGGAAGAGGGGTTTTTCTTGGTTTGCTGGCATTAAGTTTGATTATGCTTACAGGATGCGGACAGCAGGCGTCTGCTCCCAGTGAAGGCAAATCCCAGACTGTTGAGCTAAAACTGGCCCATTTCTTTCCCGCTACTCACCCGGCTGAGACAGAATTAATTCAGCCTTGGATCGCAGCTATTGAAACAGCAACGGAAGGAAGAGTTAAAATTACCAGCTACCCTGCGCAAACTCTCCTACAGGCTGATGCTGTTTATGATGGTGTTGTTAATGGTATAGCAGATCTGGGCTTATCTTGTTTTTCGTATACTCGCGGCAGTTTCCCCGTATTAGAGGTTTTTGAACTGCCGGGTATTAAGTATGTTAATTCAAAAGCAGCCAGTAAGGTGGCTTGGGAAGGTATCAAAGAAATTAATCCCAAAGAGGTTCAAGATACAAAGCTGATGATGGTATTCACCACAGGCCCTGGAGATTTATATACTAAAGAACCTGTTCGTTCACTGCAGGATTTAAAGGGATTAGAAATCAGAGCAACAGGTCTTAGTGCTAAAAGTCTCAGTGCACTTGGGGCGTCTCCTGTGGCCATGGCTCAATCCGAAGCTTATGAAGCGTTATCCAAGGGTGTGGTAAAAGGAAATTTGGGCCCCATTGAAGTGCTGCAGGGATGGAAACAGGCAGAAGTTACGAAATATCTGACCAGGACACCGTTCCTCTACAATAACTTGTTCTATATTACTATGAACCTGGATAAATGGAATTCGATAAGTTCTGAAGATCAGCAAGCCATTGAAAAGGTAAATGAAAAGTTCTTTGAAGACGTTGCCATGGGTTTGTGGGATAAACAAAATGAAGCCGCTTTAAAATATGCTGTTGATGAAAAAGGCATGGAAGTTATTAATCTTTCTTCGGAAGAACAGGAGAAATGGATCGATACCATAAAACCCATACAGGATGACTATGTGGCTCAAATGAAGGAAAAGGGAGAAAACGGACAAGAAATTTTAGACAAAGTAAAGAGTCTTGCCGAGGAATATAATAAGGAATATCAGTAA
- a CDS encoding TRAP transporter large permease produces the protein MSVFLVGLIGILIFFALVMMRMPIAYAMALVGFVGFSHLTSVPASLDMVAKELYNTFTSYSLSVIPMFVWMGFLAYYSGIGTSLYVFAHKLVGHLPGGLAIATQAACAVFGAICGSNTATAATMAAIALPEMDKYHYDKSLSTASIAAGGVLGVMIPPSVIFILYGTATEQSVGALFMAGILPGILLTFLNMGMIYWLTLRNPSLGPAGAKSSWRERIASLKGGLGEALAVFILSIGGLFAGWFTPTEAGAVGAGGVLIVSLLEKRLSLEMLKKSLFDTTRTSAMIMFMLAGAVIFGRFMAISRVPFELANWVGALDLPPFAIMGMILFIYLILGCFIDALALILLTIPIFFPVVVNTLGYDPIWFGVVVVLVVAMGVITPPVGMNVYIIKGVAPEIPLETIFKGVWPFLGTIVICLILLIIFPGLATFLPKLLMKM, from the coding sequence ATGAGCGTATTTTTAGTTGGCTTGATTGGAATATTAATATTCTTTGCTTTAGTGATGATGCGTATGCCTATTGCCTACGCCATGGCCCTCGTCGGTTTTGTTGGATTTAGTCATTTGACCTCTGTGCCTGCATCCTTAGATATGGTGGCCAAAGAATTGTATAATACTTTTACGTCTTATTCTCTAAGTGTTATTCCCATGTTTGTCTGGATGGGCTTTTTGGCCTATTACTCCGGAATTGGAACGAGTCTCTATGTTTTTGCTCATAAATTAGTGGGTCATTTGCCCGGCGGCCTGGCAATTGCCACTCAGGCGGCGTGTGCTGTCTTCGGAGCTATTTGCGGCTCAAATACTGCTACTGCGGCAACGATGGCAGCCATTGCTCTGCCGGAAATGGATAAATATCATTATGATAAGTCCTTATCCACTGCCAGTATTGCAGCAGGCGGGGTTTTGGGGGTTATGATTCCTCCCAGTGTGATATTTATTTTATACGGCACAGCCACCGAACAGTCAGTCGGTGCGCTTTTTATGGCGGGTATCCTGCCGGGAATTTTGTTGACGTTTTTAAACATGGGCATGATCTATTGGCTCACTCTCCGTAATCCCAGCCTGGGACCGGCGGGAGCAAAGTCAAGCTGGAGAGAGAGAATCGCTTCTCTTAAAGGAGGTTTGGGGGAAGCATTGGCTGTCTTTATTCTATCCATCGGCGGTCTGTTTGCAGGTTGGTTTACACCCACTGAGGCGGGGGCCGTAGGTGCAGGAGGCGTACTAATCGTTAGTTTGCTGGAAAAAAGGCTTAGTCTGGAAATGTTAAAAAAATCCTTGTTTGATACCACTCGAACCAGTGCCATGATCATGTTTATGCTGGCGGGAGCTGTTATTTTTGGACGTTTTATGGCTATCAGCAGAGTGCCCTTTGAGCTGGCAAATTGGGTTGGGGCTCTTGATCTCCCTCCCTTTGCTATTATGGGCATGATCCTCTTCATCTACCTGATCTTAGGCTGCTTTATCGATGCTTTAGCCTTAATTTTGCTTACCATTCCCATTTTCTTCCCTGTGGTCGTAAATACCTTGGGATATGACCCAATTTGGTTTGGAGTAGTTGTGGTTTTAGTTGTCGCCATGGGTGTTATTACACCCCCGGTAGGAATGAATGTCTACATTATTAAAGGAGTTGCCCCAGAGATTCCTTTGGAAACAATTTTTAAGGGAGTATGGCCTTTCCTAGGTACTATCGTCATTTGTTTGATCTTATTGATTATTTTTCCGGGCTTGGCAACCTTCTTGCCCAAACTGCTGATGAAAATGTAA
- a CDS encoding alpha/beta fold hydrolase: protein MAHISNDSVKINYEVEGNGDCLVLEHGFLGSIEDWYEYGYVEALKKNYKLILIDARGHGKSDKPDQAKEYSLYLRSQDVIKVLDAEKIDRCHFMGYSMGGWISFGLMKWFKQRFHSFILDAIHPYVNDMLSMRNLVRTLDEWAPDHNVSPGKIQRLLANNRQALLAAVEEARTDHSDVLKSMTLPCLLLAGENDEMYKKIKESSKLFPMLKFVTIPEADHWQSLYKSEFIIPQIEEFLQTIKMS, encoded by the coding sequence ATGGCACATATTAGCAATGATTCCGTAAAAATCAACTACGAAGTTGAAGGAAACGGAGATTGCCTTGTTCTTGAGCACGGCTTTTTAGGCAGTATCGAGGATTGGTATGAATATGGTTATGTTGAAGCTTTAAAGAAAAACTATAAACTAATTTTAATTGACGCTCGCGGACATGGAAAAAGTGATAAACCAGATCAGGCCAAAGAATACTCCTTATACCTGCGCTCACAAGATGTGATTAAAGTTCTTGATGCTGAAAAAATAGACCGCTGTCATTTTATGGGGTATTCCATGGGCGGTTGGATTTCATTTGGGTTAATGAAATGGTTCAAGCAGCGGTTTCACTCTTTTATTCTTGATGCTATACATCCTTATGTTAACGATATGCTCTCTATGCGAAACTTAGTAAGAACTCTGGATGAATGGGCCCCCGATCATAACGTCTCTCCAGGAAAAATTCAAAGGTTACTTGCCAATAATCGGCAAGCTCTCTTAGCCGCCGTTGAAGAAGCGCGAACAGATCATAGTGATGTATTAAAAAGTATGACACTGCCCTGTTTATTACTGGCTGGGGAAAATGATGAGATGTATAAAAAAATAAAGGAAAGTTCAAAACTATTCCCCATGTTAAAATTCGTTACCATACCTGAAGCAGACCATTGGCAATCTTTGTACAAAAGCGAATTCATCATCCCCCAAATTGAGGAATTTCTTCAGACAATTAAAATGTCATAA
- a CDS encoding EamA family transporter codes for MGKSEEYKVILAYIGVCIIWGSTYLAIRIGVSDFPPELFAGLRFLIAGALVLSFAYFRGYKLPDNFRDIRNQAIVGLFLLMGGNGIVVWTEQWVYSGATSLIMAIVPLFNAVLELFFVKEQRIGWKGWLGLFLGFGGVALLALTGADANIINLSGGVLLMLAALSWSTGSVYSKTFKASGSIVANIGIQMFAGGVGLTILGLLIGEAGSIHLSIKGIGAMAYLIFVGSILGYSSYIYVLEKWPASKAGTYAYVNPVVGILLGAVFLKEPVSSFVILSAIIILEGVFLVQVSKTGKTPPRTVKRTLASHK; via the coding sequence GTGGGAAAGAGTGAAGAGTATAAAGTAATCTTAGCATACATTGGGGTTTGTATTATCTGGGGGTCTACCTATCTTGCCATAAGAATAGGAGTAAGTGACTTTCCGCCGGAACTGTTCGCCGGATTAAGGTTTTTAATTGCTGGAGCTTTGGTATTGTCTTTTGCTTATTTCCGAGGCTATAAGCTGCCGGATAATTTTAGAGATATTAGAAATCAAGCCATCGTTGGTTTGTTTTTATTAATGGGTGGGAATGGGATCGTAGTCTGGACGGAACAATGGGTTTATTCGGGGGCAACTTCCTTAATCATGGCTATTGTCCCGCTCTTTAATGCGGTTTTAGAATTGTTTTTTGTTAAGGAACAGAGAATTGGTTGGAAGGGATGGCTGGGCTTGTTCTTAGGCTTTGGCGGTGTCGCCCTTCTGGCTTTGACAGGCGCCGATGCTAATATCATTAATCTGTCAGGAGGAGTTTTGCTGATGCTGGCAGCTCTTTCCTGGTCGACAGGCTCTGTTTATTCCAAAACGTTTAAAGCTTCCGGATCAATTGTGGCCAATATCGGAATTCAAATGTTCGCCGGAGGAGTAGGGCTGACAATCCTGGGGTTATTGATAGGGGAGGCAGGCAGCATTCATTTGTCAATCAAGGGAATAGGGGCTATGGCTTATTTGATTTTTGTGGGCTCCATTCTTGGCTACAGTTCATACATTTATGTCCTGGAAAAGTGGCCTGCTTCAAAGGCCGGCACTTATGCCTATGTAAATCCGGTTGTGGGGATTTTATTAGGGGCAGTCTTTCTTAAAGAGCCGGTTTCATCCTTTGTAATTCTATCAGCGATCATTATTTTGGAAGGAGTCTTCTTGGTTCAAGTGTCCAAAACAGGAAAAACTCCGCCAAGGACAGTGAAGAGAACTTTGGCAAGCCATAAGTGA
- a CDS encoding sensor histidine kinase produces the protein MKSESESTPKKRIGDNLRFSLVFKLNIKLWFRLLRQLIILNLIICLVSALGLVVRAEQTAAAAAEMLEQTGFPIPYSENWLELTGCNISQQTEKPDGFLIPDKMRTYFPEVTAEGVREIDLPDWDSLTSWSQLEDIAYHVTIGHDGLYYRISIRPYETLKILAGMFAILLLAELIMLIRSMISGSRTIRKTLRPIEVLAQTAHNLNANGVFAPEQLEVLAGKLDDINATRLDTRIPVSETQSELKTLASAINGMLDRINESYRSQVRFVSDASHELRTPISVIQGYANLLDRWGKNDEKTLQESIDAIKEETANMKGLVEQLLFLARGDNNTMSLQIERFDLSALALEILKETQMIDSGHEYDSNVQTVFIDADKSLIKQAARILIDNAMKYTPTGKRITISVQNNEGLARLSIQDEGIGIPPEAVAKIFDRFFRTDESRARATGGAGLGLSIAKWITERHGGHMEVLSRQDIGTRISIVLPKAN, from the coding sequence ATGAAAAGTGAATCCGAGAGCACTCCAAAAAAGCGTATCGGAGATAACCTGCGCTTTTCCCTCGTCTTTAAACTTAACATTAAACTTTGGTTTCGATTACTAAGACAATTAATCATTCTCAACTTAATAATCTGCCTGGTTTCAGCCCTTGGACTGGTTGTGCGTGCCGAACAAACTGCCGCTGCAGCAGCTGAAATGTTAGAGCAGACCGGATTTCCCATCCCCTATTCCGAAAATTGGCTGGAACTGACAGGCTGCAATATTTCACAACAAACCGAGAAACCTGATGGGTTTCTGATACCTGATAAGATGCGGACCTATTTTCCTGAGGTGACGGCAGAAGGGGTAAGGGAAATTGATCTGCCCGATTGGGATAGTCTTACTTCATGGAGTCAATTGGAAGATATCGCTTATCATGTAACCATCGGTCATGACGGACTTTATTATCGCATTTCTATCCGTCCCTATGAGACCCTGAAGATATTGGCCGGGATGTTTGCCATACTCCTCTTGGCAGAGCTTATCATGCTGATCCGAAGTATGATTTCAGGATCTAGAACCATCCGCAAAACCCTCCGGCCTATTGAAGTATTAGCCCAAACCGCCCATAACCTCAATGCCAACGGCGTTTTTGCCCCTGAACAGTTAGAAGTTCTGGCCGGTAAATTAGATGACATTAATGCTACTCGTTTGGATACCAGAATTCCAGTCAGTGAGACCCAAAGCGAGCTGAAAACCCTCGCCTCTGCTATCAACGGCATGCTGGACCGAATCAACGAATCCTATCGTTCCCAAGTGCGTTTTGTATCCGATGCCTCCCATGAGTTAAGAACCCCGATTTCCGTCATTCAAGGCTATGCCAATCTCTTGGACCGCTGGGGAAAGAATGATGAGAAGACCTTGCAGGAATCCATTGATGCCATTAAAGAGGAAACAGCCAATATGAAAGGCCTGGTAGAGCAGCTGTTGTTTCTGGCAAGAGGGGACAATAATACAATGTCTCTGCAGATAGAACGTTTTGATCTTTCTGCCCTGGCTCTTGAGATCCTTAAGGAAACCCAGATGATTGACAGCGGGCATGAATATGACTCAAATGTCCAGACCGTTTTCATCGATGCCGACAAAAGCCTTATCAAACAAGCTGCCAGGATACTCATTGACAATGCCATGAAATACACGCCCACCGGAAAACGAATCACGATTTCAGTTCAAAACAATGAAGGTTTAGCCCGTTTATCCATACAAGACGAAGGCATCGGTATCCCACCAGAAGCGGTTGCAAAGATTTTTGACCGGTTCTTCCGAACGGATGAGTCCCGAGCCAGAGCCACAGGAGGAGCCGGGCTAGGGCTTTCCATTGCCAAATGGATTACAGAGCGCCATGGCGGACACATGGAAGTCTTAAGCAGACAGGATATTGGCACCAGAATCTCCATTGTCCTGCCAAAGGCCAATTAG
- a CDS encoding 4Fe-4S double cluster binding domain-containing protein yields MVLDRGKDYDNVDRSMEIKQKAIELGANLVGIADLNRVQGLPTLPDGLFDNYTHAIVIAVAVSREVFDTITDGPNPLYLHHYLATNALLDSIALQLQNEIIRQGFRALAIPASQTLDKVNWMGHLSHKALGKAAGLGWQGKSLLLVTPQYGPRVRLATVLTNAPLEADPLLANRCGSCQRCQEACPAGAIKGGVWEDHPQTREEALYFSRCVEKVNEDFAKRPEIGKPICGICIRVCPWGKKSL; encoded by the coding sequence TTGGTTTTAGATCGAGGAAAGGATTATGATAACGTGGATAGAAGTATGGAAATTAAGCAAAAGGCTATAGAGTTAGGGGCGAATTTAGTAGGAATTGCTGATTTAAACCGTGTCCAGGGGCTGCCAACGTTACCGGATGGATTATTTGACAACTATACTCATGCCATCGTAATTGCGGTTGCTGTTTCCCGAGAGGTTTTTGATACTATAACTGATGGGCCTAACCCTCTCTACTTACATCACTATTTGGCTACCAATGCGCTGTTAGATAGTATTGCCTTGCAGCTGCAAAATGAAATTATCCGTCAAGGTTTCCGGGCCTTAGCTATCCCAGCCTCCCAAACCCTTGATAAAGTAAACTGGATGGGTCATTTATCTCATAAAGCGCTGGGCAAGGCGGCAGGTCTTGGCTGGCAGGGTAAAAGCCTTTTATTGGTTACGCCCCAATATGGTCCGCGTGTACGCTTAGCTACAGTGCTGACCAATGCCCCCCTGGAAGCGGACCCTTTGTTAGCTAATCGATGCGGTTCATGTCAAAGATGTCAAGAGGCTTGTCCGGCAGGGGCCATCAAGGGAGGGGTATGGGAAGATCATCCTCAAACCAGGGAAGAGGCCCTTTACTTTTCACGCTGTGTGGAAAAGGTAAATGAGGACTTTGCCAAACGTCCGGAAATCGGTAAGCCTATCTGCGGTATTTGTATTCGTGTTTGCCCATGGGGAAAAAAATCCCTTTAG
- the cysK gene encoding cysteine synthase A — protein MIIDQILDIIGNTPMLSLKKLTGLNIFAKAEFLNPGGSIKDRVAKHMIEQAENRGLLKPGMTIMEPTSGNTGIGIALAGVQKGYRVVIVMPENMSEERKKIILALGAELILTKAEDSIGGSVAEVERQKVKNPGIFVPQQFENPDNPEIHYLTTAPEIWEQMQGQVDVFVSGLGSGGTLAGVGKYIKERNPKAKIIAVEPKNVSALLGHEPGLHKIQGIGDGFIPDVLDVNLIEEVVEVTDDDAIRTARDLARGQGILAGTSSGANVWAAIKMSQKYGETLNIVTILPDRVERYFSTSLI, from the coding sequence ATGATAATTGATCAAATCCTAGATATTATTGGCAATACTCCTATGCTGAGCTTGAAAAAACTGACAGGACTAAATATTTTTGCTAAAGCAGAATTTTTGAACCCAGGGGGAAGTATCAAGGACCGAGTTGCCAAGCACATGATTGAACAGGCGGAGAACCGGGGGCTTTTGAAGCCGGGTATGACAATTATGGAACCAACTTCCGGCAATACCGGAATAGGAATAGCCTTGGCCGGTGTGCAAAAGGGGTATAGAGTCGTCATTGTCATGCCTGAAAATATGAGCGAGGAAAGAAAAAAGATTATCTTGGCTCTGGGAGCCGAGCTCATCTTAACCAAAGCAGAGGATAGTATTGGCGGCTCAGTGGCAGAAGTGGAGAGACAGAAAGTCAAAAATCCAGGTATCTTTGTTCCCCAGCAGTTTGAGAATCCTGACAACCCGGAAATTCATTACCTAACCACTGCTCCGGAAATATGGGAACAAATGCAGGGCCAAGTGGATGTCTTTGTTTCCGGGCTGGGGAGCGGAGGGACATTGGCAGGCGTGGGCAAATATATCAAGGAAAGAAACCCAAAAGCCAAAATCATTGCCGTAGAACCTAAGAATGTCTCTGCTCTGCTGGGGCACGAACCTGGATTGCATAAAATTCAAGGGATTGGTGATGGTTTTATCCCGGACGTACTTGATGTAAATCTGATTGAAGAAGTTGTAGAGGTTACGGATGACGACGCCATAAGAACTGCCCGGGATTTAGCCAGAGGTCAAGGAATTCTGGCAGGAACCTCTTCAGGGGCTAATGTATGGGCAGCCATAAAAATGTCCCAAAAGTATGGGGAGACATTAAACATAGTGACCATATTACCTGACCGAGTTGAACGCTATTTTAGTACATCCTTAATCTAA
- a CDS encoding response regulator transcription factor: MSSKILIIEDEEKIARFVELELGYEGYTTTKAFDGRTGLELAETGEFDLILLDIMLPQLSGMEVLRRIRRVSSVPVIMLTARDSVMDKVFGLDSGASDYITKPFAIEELLARIRNALRKTSQEGTVLSASGLLMDTGRHVVTVQGTPIDLTKREFDLLHYLLKHKGLVVSRETLLENVWGFDFSGETNAVDVYIRFLRGKIDEVFDIKLIHTVRGVGYVIKDEK, translated from the coding sequence ATGAGTTCGAAAATCCTAATCATCGAAGATGAAGAAAAAATAGCTCGCTTTGTCGAGCTGGAACTTGGCTATGAAGGCTATACGACTACCAAAGCCTTTGATGGCCGAACAGGGCTTGAACTCGCCGAAACCGGCGAGTTCGACCTTATTTTATTGGATATCATGCTGCCCCAGTTAAGCGGCATGGAAGTGCTGCGCAGAATCCGCCGGGTTTCTTCCGTTCCGGTCATCATGTTGACAGCACGGGACAGCGTCATGGACAAAGTTTTCGGCTTGGACAGCGGCGCAAGCGATTACATCACCAAGCCCTTTGCCATTGAAGAACTTCTCGCCCGCATCCGCAATGCTCTCAGAAAAACTTCACAAGAAGGAACCGTACTGTCTGCTTCCGGCCTGCTGATGGATACGGGGCGTCATGTGGTCACAGTGCAGGGTACCCCTATCGACTTAACCAAACGGGAATTTGATCTCCTTCACTATTTGCTGAAACACAAAGGCTTAGTTGTTTCTCGAGAAACACTCCTGGAAAATGTATGGGGTTTTGATTTTTCGGGAGAAACTAACGCTGTTGATGTTTACATACGATTTCTGCGCGGAAAAATTGATGAAGTGTTTGATATTAAGTTAATTCACACCGTAAGAGGAGTGGGGTATGTGATTAAGGATGAAAAGTGA
- a CDS encoding TRAP transporter small permease — protein MKPLSDQVKRISSVLDKLAGLCIFSVMLLIVANIVLRTVFSQPILGTYELVGFLTALGVAFALAHCAFHEGHIAVSFIIERFPRKIQSITEVLVNIISLLLWAAAAWALTNFAQAMKLKKLVSPSAEIPVYPFIYLVALGLMGLCLVIFVKFYLSLRRTFGIGAAKKVTQ, from the coding sequence TTGAAGCCATTGTCGGACCAAGTAAAAAGAATAAGCAGTGTCTTAGATAAATTAGCAGGGCTGTGCATTTTTTCTGTGATGCTGTTGATTGTAGCTAATATTGTTTTAAGGACGGTTTTCAGTCAACCTATTTTAGGGACTTATGAGCTGGTAGGCTTTTTAACAGCTCTGGGAGTAGCCTTTGCCTTGGCTCACTGTGCTTTCCATGAAGGCCATATTGCGGTAAGCTTTATCATTGAACGTTTTCCGCGCAAAATACAATCCATCACAGAGGTCTTAGTTAATATAATTTCGTTGCTGTTATGGGCTGCTGCAGCTTGGGCTCTGACGAATTTTGCGCAAGCAATGAAGCTTAAGAAGCTTGTTTCACCTTCAGCGGAAATCCCCGTCTATCCCTTTATCTATTTGGTTGCTTTAGGGCTAATGGGGCTTTGCTTGGTGATTTTTGTTAAATTTTACCTTTCGTTGCGAAGAACTTTCGGAATAGGTGCAGCTAAGAAGGTGACACAATGA
- a CDS encoding YjdF family protein gives MKLTIYFDDQFWVGVIEEAADSKLKAVRHIFGPEPHDSEVLWFVNHSMVDLFLAAKPLKCSVLPKHKAANPKRLARQVAKEMHNKGISTFSQEAIKEDLKSRKQERQVLSKSQREELAKKKRLLGTLKAKAKHRGK, from the coding sequence ATGAAACTTACAATTTATTTTGATGACCAATTTTGGGTGGGTGTCATTGAAGAGGCAGCTGATTCAAAGCTAAAAGCGGTTAGGCACATCTTTGGGCCTGAACCTCATGACTCTGAAGTTCTTTGGTTTGTTAACCATTCGATGGTTGACTTGTTTCTAGCCGCAAAGCCTCTAAAATGTTCTGTCCTGCCTAAACACAAGGCCGCTAATCCCAAAAGGCTTGCCCGGCAGGTTGCCAAGGAAATGCACAATAAAGGGATTTCAACCTTTTCACAAGAAGCAATCAAGGAAGACCTAAAATCCCGCAAACAGGAAAGACAGGTTCTTTCAAAATCACAGCGTGAAGAATTGGCAAAAAAGAAACGCTTACTTGGGACTCTTAAAGCAAAGGCCAAACACCGCGGAAAATAA
- a CDS encoding M48 family metallopeptidase — protein MTNLKSTRLVRNSWYLLIGLSLIFVLLYLYSALFPGPMQPAVTKFFSQNTAIQARLYNTTPRILSMTEFILQAVLLIGLLFSSLGQTLFRRFVNSNTPYWQACVFSILSLWCLLKILALPFSFFISFYWQKIWGFSTQSQAAWWIDYFKSAGIDLIITLLGGLIFFWLVNRFSRSWWIVGTALFSLFLVIQYLLWPIVISPLFNRFEPVQDAAVVTMVKDLAQQAGLEISDVLVMDASSQTTLANAYFTGLGSTKRIVIYDNLLNNYSLGEVKAVIAHEMGHWRHSDVVHGLIWAMFGGFVVFALLTILLKPWLPEHSKKPPQLWAALQLALLLLLFSSNPIQNSLSRDMEYNADRFSLELTGDLKAAIQLQKDLADTSLADLSPSPFIVWFSYSHPPALARINALLKEAQQTNTAGD, from the coding sequence ATGACAAATTTAAAAAGCACACGGCTGGTCAGAAACAGCTGGTATCTTCTTATAGGATTAAGCTTAATTTTTGTTTTACTTTATCTTTACTCAGCTCTCTTTCCCGGACCAATGCAGCCGGCAGTAACTAAATTCTTCTCACAGAACACAGCCATCCAGGCCAGACTATATAACACAACTCCCCGTATCCTCTCTATGACCGAGTTTATTCTCCAGGCTGTCCTGCTTATTGGACTGCTCTTTAGTTCTTTAGGGCAGACTCTCTTCCGGCGCTTTGTAAACTCAAACACCCCTTATTGGCAAGCTTGTGTTTTCTCAATACTAAGCCTCTGGTGTTTATTAAAAATTTTAGCTTTGCCTTTTTCATTTTTCATCAGCTTTTACTGGCAAAAGATTTGGGGGTTTAGTACTCAGAGCCAGGCTGCCTGGTGGATTGACTATTTTAAAAGTGCCGGTATCGATCTGATTATAACCTTATTGGGAGGACTAATTTTTTTCTGGTTAGTAAACCGCTTTTCCCGCTCTTGGTGGATTGTCGGTACCGCTCTCTTCAGTTTATTCCTGGTAATCCAATATCTATTATGGCCCATCGTCATTTCTCCTCTCTTCAACCGTTTTGAACCTGTACAGGACGCTGCTGTTGTCACCATGGTCAAGGATCTGGCTCAACAGGCCGGGCTTGAGATTAGTGATGTCCTCGTGATGGACGCCAGCAGTCAGACCACCTTAGCTAATGCTTATTTCACAGGATTAGGCAGCACCAAGCGAATTGTCATTTATGATAACCTTCTTAACAACTATTCCTTAGGGGAAGTCAAAGCCGTGATTGCTCACGAAATGGGGCATTGGCGGCATAGCGATGTAGTGCATGGGCTTATTTGGGCCATGTTCGGAGGATTTGTTGTCTTCGCTCTTCTAACTATCCTTTTGAAACCCTGGTTGCCTGAACATTCTAAAAAGCCCCCTCAGCTCTGGGCTGCCTTACAACTAGCTCTGCTCCTTCTCCTTTTCTCAAGTAATCCCATTCAAAATTCCCTATCCAGAGATATGGAATATAATGCGGATCGTTTTTCCCTTGAGCTGACAGGAGACCTTAAGGCAGCGATTCAGCTGCAGAAAGATTTAGCCGACACAAGCTTGGCGGATTTATCCCCTTCCCCATTTATAGTCTGGTTCAGCTACAGTCATCCCCCCGCCCTCGCCAGAATTAACGCCTTGCTTAAAGAGGCCCAGCAGACCAACACTGCCGGTGATTAA
- a CDS encoding translation elongation factor Ts gives MTTLEQVEKLRAMANISYEEAKTALEATNGDLLEAIIYLEKQGKISSPAGDGFYSSKKASSANDPLFEEACWEKHKHCHHGKSFMSLLKKISRFCFDLIRRGNSNTFEVLKGEESKAAIPVTVLALMLLFAFWFTIPLIIVGLFFGFRYRFHGPDFRGNTVNDAMNSAADAAENLKKSINDI, from the coding sequence ATGACAACTTTAGAACAAGTGGAAAAATTACGTGCCATGGCGAATATAAGCTACGAAGAGGCTAAAACTGCGCTGGAAGCAACCAATGGGGATTTACTGGAAGCCATTATCTATTTAGAGAAACAAGGAAAGATCTCTTCACCGGCTGGAGACGGTTTCTACAGCAGCAAAAAAGCTTCCTCTGCCAATGACCCGTTATTTGAAGAAGCCTGCTGGGAAAAACACAAACACTGCCACCACGGAAAATCCTTCATGTCCCTTCTGAAAAAAATCAGCAGATTTTGCTTTGATCTTATCCGGAGAGGAAATTCAAACACCTTTGAAGTCCTGAAAGGGGAAGAAAGCAAAGCTGCCATCCCTGTCACAGTCCTGGCCCTGATGCTGCTCTTCGCCTTCTGGTTCACTATACCCCTGATTATTGTGGGACTGTTCTTTGGCTTTCGCTATCGCTTCCACGGACCGGACTTTCGTGGCAACACTGTGAATGATGCCATGAATAGTGCTGCCGATGCCGCTGAAAACCTCAAGAAATCAATCAATGATATTTAA